TGGTCGCCCGATGGCGCCCGGATCGCCACCGTCGCCAATGACGGCTCCGGCCGGATCTGGGACCTGATGCGGCCGGACGACGTGGTCGTGCTGCGCGGCCACGAGGCACTGGTCGAGGCGGCCGCGTGGTCACCGGACGGCCGTCGGCTCAGCACCGCCTCGTTCGACTGCACGGCCCGGGTGTGGGACGCACAGCGCGGAACCTGGCTGCACACCTTGGAGGGGCACCAGGACCCGGTCCGGGACGTGGCCTGGTCCCCGGATGCCCGATTCATCGCCACGGCCTCCAACGACCGCACGATGCGCATCTGGTCCGCCGCGACGGGCCAGGCACTGCACACGCTGCAGGCGCACCCCGACCGGATCGAGGGGGTCGCCTGGTCACCAGACGGCACCCGCGTCGCCACCAGCTCCCACGACCGCACGGTACGGGTCTGGGACGCCACTACCTGGGCCCTTGTGCACACGTTCACCGGCCACGAGGACCTCATCCGCGATGTGTGCTGGTCACCAGACTCCACCCGCCTCGCCTCGGCCGGCGTCGACCGCACCGTACGGATCTGGGACGCGGACACCGGAGCCCAGCTGCACTGCCTGACCGGCTTCACCGACTTCGCCCAGGCGGTGGCCTGGTCCCCCGACGGCGACCGCGTCGCCTGCGTCTCGTATGACAAGACCCTTCGGATTTATGCCGCGGCGGACGGCGGCCAGATACGCGCGATGACCGGCCACGAGGACACCATCCGGGATGTCTGCTGGTCTCCGGACGGCCGCTTGGCCGCCACCGCCTCCGCGGACGGCACCGCGCGGATCTGGGACGTCGACCAGGGCGCGGAACTGCTGATCCTCGGTGTGCACTCCGGCGGCGTCGAGAGCGTTGCCTGGTCACCGGACGGAGCACGGCTGGCCACTGCCGCCCGGGACCAGACCGTCCGCGTCTGGTCGGTCGCCACGGATCTGCAGACCCTGATCGACAGGGCGCACAGCCGGACCAGCCGCGCACTCAGCGCCGAGGAGCGGCGACGCCACGGCCTGCGATAGCGCCTGGCGCGCCCCTAGATGCAATACCGGTGACTTTGGGGTTTTCGGGTCGTTGGGTGTGGTGTGCCAAGGCCAGGACAGGTGAAGTCGTCGGATGACCGGTTCTCGGATCGGATCGCGATTGGGGTGCTGACCCGTGCGTTTCCGCCGGAGTTGGTGGATGAGGTGGTCGCGGGATGCGGCCGGGTCGAGCAGCGTCAACGGCTGCTGCCGGCCCGGGTGGTGGTCTATTTCGTGCTGGCGATGTGCCTGTTCTCCGGGCAGGGCTATGAGGAGGTCGCTCGACTCCTGACGCACGGACTGGAGCGGATGGGTCGGTGGAAGGGGACCTGGCGGGTGCCGACCACCGCGGCGATCGGCCGAGCCCGTCTGCGACTGGGCCCGGAGCCGCTGAAAGCACTGTTTGCCCGGGTGTGCCGACCGGTGGCGACCGAGGAAACGAGCGGGGCCTGGTATCGGGGGTGGCGGCTGGTCGCGGTGGACGGCACCACCTTCGACGTGCCGGACACCGAGGCCAATGCCGTCTTCTTCGGCCGCCCGGGAGTCTGCCGCGGGCAGGAGAAGAGTGCCTATCCGCAGGTGAGGGTGGCCGCGCTGGCCGAGTGTGGCACGCACGCTGTCTTCGCGGCCGAGGCCGGACCGCTGGCTGTCCATGAAACCGAGCTGGCCCAGCGCCTGTTCAGCTCACTCACGCCGGGCATGCTGCTGCTTGCCGACCGGGGTTTTCGCGGCTTTGACCTGTGGCGGGCCGCCGCCGCAACCGGCGCCGACCTGCTGTGGCGGGTCAAGAACGACGCCGTACTCCCTGTCCGGGCCCTGCTGGGGGATGGCTCCTATCTCTCGGAGATCGTCGCGGCCCGGGACAAGAACCGTCGCGCGGACCCAGCCCGGGTTCGGGTGATCGAGTACACCCTCGGCAGCGACACGGTGTACCGGCTGATCACCACTGTCCTGGATCCGCGGGCCGCGTCGGCCGCGTCGCTGGCCGCGCTGTACGCCCAGCGATGGGAGATCGAGAGCACGCTGGATGAGATCAAGACCCATCTCGGAGGCCCCCGCCTCGTCCTGCGCTCCCAGCATCCCCGCGGGGCCGAGCAGGAGATCTTCGCCTTCCTGCTGGTGCACCACGCCCTGCGGGACCTGATGCACCAGGCCGCACGGCAAGCGGACCACGATCCCGACCGGGTCTCCTTCACTCGCACGCTGCGCGTCGTCCGCCGCCACGTCACCGACCAGGCGGCGTTTTCCCCCCTCCCGGCTGGCCCGGGCACTGGTCACGGCCCTGCATGAGATCCGCGAACGGCTCTTGTCACCCCGTCGGTTGCGCTCCAGCCCGCGCGTCATCAAACGCAAGATGTCCAACTGGAAGCTCAAACGCGCCGAGCACCACACTCCGCCCAGGCCGGACACTCCCCGCGTGATCCTGATCGGGCCGACCAAGACCAGGCCAACCCGCCAGAAAACAACCTAAATCACCGGTATTGGGACTAGATGATCAATTCCATGGGATGCCTGCGGAGGGTGTGGGGTGGGCGGCGGCCGAAGCCACCGCGAGACGGTCAGGCGGCTCTACCTTCTTGATCGGGTTGATCGAGCCATTCGTAGGGTTGGGTCACCCAGGGGTGCTGGGTGTGGCTATCAGGCGGCTGCCGTCTCGTGGCTGAGCACGCTTCGCCGCCCAGCACCCCACGACGACTCGGCCGCCGATTAGGAAATGCGAACATGTCGCTGAGTAGAGCAATGCCGGCGAGGTCGTCCGTGGTACGAACGGAACGAACGAGCACGCCAGGAGCATGATGAGCCGGATATGGGCGGGGATCGACAGCGGCAAGGGTCACCATCACGGGCTCGCGCTGGACGCAGACGGCAAGACACTGCTGACGCGGCGGGTCGCCAACGATGAGCCCGAGCTGCTGAAGCTGATCGGCGATGTCCTGGACCTGGCCGACGGCCGTGAGGTCACCTGGGCCATCGACATGACCGGCGGCGAGCCTGCGCTGCTGCTGGCCCTGCTGGTCAATCACGGCCAGGAGGTCCTGTACATTCCCGGCCGCCTGGTCAACCGGGCCTCGGACGGCTACCGCGGCGAGGGCAAGACCGACGCCCGCGACGCCTACGTGATCGCAGACCAGGCCCGGATGCGCCGCGACCTGCGGCCCATCCGCCCCGGCGACGAAGCGGCCATCGAGCTGAAGCTGCTGACCGGACGTCGGTCCGACCTGGTCGAGGACCGCACCCGGTCGGTCAACCGCCTGCGTTCCACTCTGATGAGCATGTTCCCGGCCCTGGAACGGGCCCTGGACGTCACCAACACCGGCCCACTCCGCCTGCTGACGGGTTACCAGACCCCGGCCGCGATCCGCCGCACCGGCGTCGCGCGGCTGACGAAGTGGCTGGCCAACCGCAAGGTCCGCAACGCCAGAGCCCTGGCCGAGGTTGCGGTCGAGGCCGCCGAGCGGCAGCACACCGCCGTCCCCGGGGAGAAGACCACCGCCCGGCTGGTCCACACCCTGGCCGGGGAGGTGATGGCCCTCAACGAGCAGATCGCCGAGATGGACAAGCTCATCGAGGGCCGGTTTCGCGAGCACGAACTCGCCGACATCGTCCTGAGCGTCCCGGGCATCGGCGCGACGCTCGGAGCCGAGTTCCTCGCCGCGGTCGGCGGCAGCCTGGACGACTTCGACTCCCCTGATGCCCTGGCGGCTTTCGTCGGCGTCGCCCCCGCACCGCGCGACTCGGGCAAGGTCAGCGGCAATCTCCACCGGCCGGTCACCTACCACCGAAGGCTCCAGCGCGTCTTCTACACCTCGGCGCTGGTCAGCGTCCGCTACGACCCGAATTCGCGAAAGTTCTACGACCGCAAACGCGCCGAGGGGAAGAAGCACGTCCAGGCCGTTCTCGCCCTTGCCCGTCGACGCGTCAACGTCATCTGGGCCCTGATCCGTGACCGACGGCGCTACGAAGTCACGCCTCCAGTGATCGCAACCACTTGACAACAGCATTAGGAAGCGGGCTGCCGGCCCTGGTTGTCGAGGTGGCAACGGGCGGTCAGGCGTCAGGGTCGACTTCGGGGTGCGTGAACCGCACGGGCTTGCCCAGCGACCGGGCGTAGGCGATTTCGGCTCGGGTGCTGTCTCCGATGTAGTCGCCGACTACGAGCACCTCATCAGCGAGCCGGATCTTCGCCCGGTGCAGATCGTCGAGTCGAACCTTCAGCGCCTCGGCCTCGACAGGATCGGACCAAAGTTCGTGCGGCGACTTCATGTCACAGCCCGGTTTGACGACAATCTTTCCGGCTCTGGTCTCCCGCAGATCGGCGTCGTTCATCTCGGTCATGAAGCGGGTCGAGCCGCAGATCACGACGATACGCGGGAGGCTCAACAGCTTCTTCGCGTCGGCAAGCTTCTCCGCGGGGGTGAGCAGATGCGGCGAGGCGCGTGACCCACTGGGCGGCGGTGGCGAACGCGACCCGGTGGCCGGCCTGGCAAGCTCTGATCCCCAGCCCGGTGGCCAGGTGAGTCTTGCCGGTCCCGGGCGGCCCCAGGAAGATCACGTTCTCCTTCCCCACGACGAAATCGAGCGTCCCGAGGTGAGCGATGACCTCGCGCTTGACCGACCGCTGGTGGTCGAAGTCGAAGTCCTCGAGCGACTTGCGGGAAGGGAAACGAGCCGCGCGGACGCGGCCTTCGGCGCCGTGGGAGTCACGGGCGGCGACCTCCCGCTGCAGGCAGGCGGCCAGATACTCCTCGTGGCTCCACTCTTCCGAACGGGCCCGGTCGGCAAGCCGGGCGGCCGCATCGCGCAAAGCCGGGGCCTTCAACGCCTTGGTGAGATAGATGAGTTCGGATGTGACATCGCGGTTGCTGCCTGCCTGCTTCGTGTTGTTCGAGCTCATCACGCTGCCCCTTCACCGGTGGTCAGTCCGCCGTCGATGACGCCGAAGATGCGGTCATAGGAGTCGAGCGACCGCTCTTCGACCTCGGTGAGGTCCGCGGGGATCTGCTTCGCGGCGGCCTTCCTGCGGCCGGCCGCGGCAGCGGCGCCATGGTCGGGATCGGTGATCGTCTGGTGTCTGGCCCAGCTGCGGGCATGGCGGGCGACCTCGACTCCGTCGCAGGTCACCAGGACCTGGTCCAGGTCGGCGGCCACCTCGATGCGGCGGCCGATGGCGAGTGGGTGAACGGAGTAGTCGCAGGTGTCCAGGCGGACGTAGTGGTCCCGCGGTAGCCGCAGCGATGCCTTCCACCAGCCCGGCGGGGCGATGGGCGGCAGCGACAGCATCCGGGACCGATCCGCCTCGAGCCGATCGGACGGCCTCGCCTGCAAAGTGCGATGGACGCGCCGGTTGGCCTTGGTGAGCCAGTCGGCCGGCTGGACGTTGGAGTCCGCCGCCGAGGTGAACACCCGACCCGGTAAGAACGACGTCTCCAGATAGCCGTTCGCCCGCTCGACCAGGCCCTTCGCCTCCGGATCCCGCGGCTTGCAGAGCACGAACTTGACGCCCAGCAGCCCGGCGAACGCTGCGAATTCGTCGGTGAGTCGTGGTCCGCCGGAGCGCCAGGAGCCGACGGCTCCCTCGTTGTCCCAGACCAGCACTCTCGGGACGGCGCCGAGGTCGGTCAGCAGCCGCCAGTGACCATCAGGTCGGCCGTCGACCTCGACGGCAGCATCCGGGCAGTGATCCACCGCGAATAGCGGCCACCATCACCAACACCGGCGGATGCCCGACCTGCCCAAAGCCGAGCGGGATCTCGGCCGGCGGAAACCACAGATCGCACTGAGCCAGCTCGCCGGGTTCATAGACCGTCCGTGACGCCGGATCGACAGGCCGATAGGCGGGCCGCAGTTCACGAACCCGGTCCTTGAGCACGGTCAAGCCCCGGTCCCAGCCGAGACGCTCGGCGATCACTGTCGCCGGCATCTCCGGCCACTGCTCGAGCAGTTCGCGGATCTGCGGCTCGACGACATCGACGATCGAGCCCTTTGAGGCCCGCTGGTACTTCGGCGGGGCATCGTCCGCGATCGCGCTGCGAACAGTGTTCCTCGAGATCCCCAGCTTCCTCGCGATGGCTCTCACCGGCATCTCCTCGGCCCGGTGCAGTCGGCGGATCTCCGCCCAGTCCTCCACGCTGATCACCACTCCTCCCGGTCTGACTCAACGAGCCAGACCCCTGGAGGGGGTCAACTTTCAAGCGTCGCTACTGGTCCACTTTTCAGCCGTCGCCGACACTGATCGAGGCCACGGCCTGGATCGGCGCGGAATGGAATGAGCACACCGAGACGCGCACCGCGCTTCGCAATGGCACTTTCCCACCCGAAGTTGCAGGTCACGGGGCTGGTGTGGGTCGGTGGGCCATCTGCCCCCAAGGGGCGGCCAGCGTCAGCTAGTCCGAACAGCGCAAAGCCAGCGGCACCCCGCTCGTCCGGATGCACTTCGCGCTCGCCGACTGCGACCCATGCCCGCTGAGAGCGAGGTGCACCAAGGCAGCCAACGGCAAGTGGGGCCGCAGCCTGACCCTGCTGCCCCGCGAGCAGCAGCAGATCCTGGAACAACGACGCGCGGAACAGCAGACCGACGCGTGGAAAGAACGCTACGACGCGCGAGCCGGGGTGGAAGGCACCATCTCCCAGGCCGTCCGCCGCACCCGCCTACGACGCACGCCCTACCAAGGCCAGCACAAGACGCACTTGGCGAACATCCTCTCCCCCACCGCTGTCAACATCGCGCGCGTCGACGCCTGGCTGAACGGCACCCCACTCGGCGCAACCCGCGTCTCCCACCTCGCTCGGCTTGCCCTCGCGGCATGACCTCAGCACGAGAACCGCTTTGCGCCTTTCCCAACGGAGTCCTGAAGGCAGGGGATTCCTCACCGGGATTGCTGGTCCTACGGGCAGTTGCACGGCCTCATGGCTTCCGTCCGTCTCACCGGAACCAATCTTGATGGCGAGTGGCGGATGCACTTGCTCGTCGTTCCAGGCAAAATAACCTGTTCGCGTGGCAAGATGTACGACTCAATCACTGTTCCGTGTGAGGGTGTTCTGAGCTACTCGGACGACGGGTATCCGGCCAGCGCTTCATCCTTTTTTGGAACTGCGGAAGGTGAAACGCAGCGCGATATACCCCGCGCTTTCCTCCGAAGCGCTTCGCACGAGGTAGTTCATGGATTTAACCAGATTCATCAGGAGCTAGAAGGGGGTGCCGACAACTCTGACCTGCTCGGCACCCCAACCACCGGAGATCCTGGCGTGTTCCCGGATGACATTAACCTCAGAGTCAACAACTGGGTGCGTCACCATCTAAGACATCTTCCCGGCCCCGTGGTACGGCCGGGCGGACATACGTTCTCATCCTGGTCGGCCACGCTGGTCCCGTCAGCAGACCTCAACCTCGCTCCGGACACCTTGGATGTCACGGTCACTGCAGAGCAAAGTCAGATTGAACTCGGCGAACCGATCGCGTTGACCTGGACGGTCACGAACTGCGCCGATTACCCCGTACTCGTTCCAGACCCTGTGACGGTGGAGTCGACGTATGCGCACATCACTGTTATCGACTCGAACGGGCAGCGTCGCTCGATACCCACTTTCATCATCGAATGCGATGCGTTAAAAATTAGCGAACTCGGGCCAGGTGAATCACGCACCGGAGAACGCGACTGTACTTCCCGGAAGTTGCCAGAGTCGGCATCGCTTAGGTTGCGGACTTCGGGTCTCGGATCCTCAGGCGTTTCCATGGTGGCCTCCGCTCCCATGCTCGCTCTCCCCAGCTCGTAGGCGCCTCCGCCAAGGCGTCCATCAACCGATCGGTTCTTGGACACACGCTGATCGGGAGGATTGGACGGCTCTCCGCGTGTCCGGCAAGGGTGTCCAGCAACTCGGCCCCGTAGTCCTAGCTCAGACACCAGGGAGCAAGTAACCCGCCACCCGCCAGTAGCTTTCAGGGCTTCGTGGTAACGGTCTTCTTCGGCTGCCGGGGCACGGTTTTGGTCTTGTCAAGGTGTCCGTACACCTCGACCTCGCCACGCCGAAGAGGTCGGCGATCTGTTGGACGGTCTTCTCACGGGCGTCGTAGAGCTGCACCGGTGAGGAGTTCGGCTGGGGGCCTGATGCGGTTACGGCCGTGGGGCGAACCGGAGGCGTAGCAGGCGGACCCAAGGCGACCAACGGGCCGGCTGAGGCAGTCGGCCGGTGGCCTCCCGCTGGATGTTGTCGAACATGTCGTGGAGGAGTGCCTCGTGCAGCCAGCGAATCACCACTGGCCACAACAGGCGCATCCGGCCCTCAACGCGCCCGGCGGCGGTGTGGAGGACCTGGCAGCGCTTCGGTCCGTCAGGGACGACGAGAAACTCGTGATAGCCGCTGAGGCCGAGCCCGGGGGCGAAGGTGAACCGCACTCGCCTCCCGGGCTCGTACTCGCTCACCGAATATCGGATCCTGCCGTGTCCGCCACGCGAACCGACGGCGAGGCCGGCATCAAGGTGAAGGGGCGACCAGGCGGGGACGGGCCATATCCGGTCCTGCCGTGTGCTCAGCAGATCCAGGAGGGTGCCGACGTCGACGGCGGGTGCGTCGATCGTGCGGCGCTGGATGTTCTGCACGTTGTCTCCTTGGCGCGCGCCCCTCCATACGGGGGCGTATGGGGGGACCGTACGCTACCGTATGGATATGGAGCAAGAGCGACGGCGACTGACCGCAGACGACTGGGCGGCGGCTGCCCTCACCGCAATCGGCGCAGGTGGCCTCGCTGCCGTGGCCATCGAACCGCTGGCCGCTCGGCTCGGCACCACCAAGGGCAGCTTCTACGGGCACTTCTCCAACCGCGAGGCACTCGTCGAGGCCGCGCTCTCGCTCTGGGAAAAGCAGTTCACCGAGGCGTACATCGCGACGATGGCCACCGAGCCGGACCCGATGGCCCGATTGCGCATGCTGTTCACGCGCATCATTGGGAACGCGGGACAGGACGCCCTGGCTGTCAACGTGCTCGCCTCGGCCGACCACAGGCTCGTCGCACCCGTGGTGAGCCGCGTGGAGCAACGCCGAATCGACTACAGCTTCGCCCTCTTCGAGGAGATCGGCTTTCCGCCGACCGTGGCGGCCCAGCGCGCAATGCTGGGCTACACGGCATACGTCGGCCACAGCCAGCTGGCAACCCGGCTGCCAGGTGTGCTGCCGCTGAAAGACGCCGATCAGCTGACCCGCTACATCGACTCCGTGCTCAACCTCCTGCTGCACGACGCCCCCGGTCCCACCGCCCCGGTGTGAGCGGCCCGCCGGCTCAGCGCCAAGTTCGGTGAGAAGACCCGGCGTCCAGATGGGGAAAATCTGACCTCGGTGCTGACGGAGGTCTGCTGGCCCCTGCCCCACAGGCTCGGTGCTCCACGGTGTACAGGCACCTCGACAAGACCAAGACCGTGCCCCGTCAGCCCAGAAAGCGGTCGCCGCAAAGCCCTGAATGCTACCAGCGGGTTACTTGCTCCCTGGTGTCCGAGCTAGGACTACAGGGCCAACTCGGCGTCACTGCTCCATGACGGCGGAGTTGTCGGCCCAGACTGACTCCCTAGTGCTGTGACCGCATAGGTTCGCCGGGTTGGTGGTCGTGGCGGTTGGATGTGCGGTGACGTCCGATCCGACCGCTGGAGGTGCGGTGGCCGAGCCTGTCCGTGTGCGCAGACTGACCGACCAGGAAGGGCAGAAGCTGCAGCAGATCGTGCGCCGGGGCAGCACGAGTTCGGTGCGCTACCGGCGCGCGATGATGCTGCTGGCCTCGGCCGGCGGGAACCGGGTACCGGTGATCGCCCAGCTGGTGCAGGCCGACGAGGACACCGTCCGGGAGGTGATCCACCGGTTCAACGAGATCGGCCTGGCCTGCCTGGACCCTCGGTGGCGATCCATGGCTTGCGCTGTGCGGCGCGAATGTTGCCATAGTGAAGATCCCGGTACAGCATCGGGTCCTCGGGCTCATCGGCCAGTTCGGCCACCGCCGATGCCCAGCTTCGTAGGAGTTGATGGTCGGCCGGGTCGGCCAGATTCGTGATCGCCTGTGGGGCTTGCTCCAGCATTTCGGAGGCGAGGTCGCCGAGACTGCGCAGTCCCCGCGGCGAATATTTCGGCAGCGAGCTGCTCCGACAGAGGGGCGTGACGCGCAAACACACGAGGCACCACCTGCAATGTGTTGCTGATGGGACCGCGAGTAGAAGAATCGTCGACGGAAGTACGCGGACTGCGGTCGATCTAGGAATTGCGATGCCCATGCAGACGAACAGGCGTTCCCCTTGTGTGTGTTGGTGATTAGCGCGACGCT
This window of the Streptomyces sp. SLBN-118 genome carries:
- a CDS encoding IS4 family transposase translates to MPRPGQVKSSDDRFSDRIAIGVLTRAFPPELVDEVVAGCGRVEQRQRLLPARVVVYFVLAMCLFSGQGYEEVARLLTHGLERMGRWKGTWRVPTTAAIGRARLRLGPEPLKALFARVCRPVATEETSGAWYRGWRLVAVDGTTFDVPDTEANAVFFGRPGVCRGQEKSAYPQVRVAALAECGTHAVFAAEAGPLAVHETELAQRLFSSLTPGMLLLADRGFRGFDLWRAAAATGADLLWRVKNDAVLPVRALLGDGSYLSEIVAARDKNRRADPARVRVIEYTLGSDTVYRLITTVLDPRAASAASLAALYAQRWEIESTLDEIKTHLGGPRLVLRSQHPRGAEQEIFAFLLVHHALRDLMHQAARQADHDPDRVSFTRTLRVVRRHVTDQAAFSPLPAGPGTGHGPA
- a CDS encoding IS110 family transposase, coding for MSRIWAGIDSGKGHHHGLALDADGKTLLTRRVANDEPELLKLIGDVLDLADGREVTWAIDMTGGEPALLLALLVNHGQEVLYIPGRLVNRASDGYRGEGKTDARDAYVIADQARMRRDLRPIRPGDEAAIELKLLTGRRSDLVEDRTRSVNRLRSTLMSMFPALERALDVTNTGPLRLLTGYQTPAAIRRTGVARLTKWLANRKVRNARALAEVAVEAAERQHTAVPGEKTTARLVHTLAGEVMALNEQIAEMDKLIEGRFREHELADIVLSVPGIGATLGAEFLAAVGGSLDDFDSPDALAAFVGVAPAPRDSGKVSGNLHRPVTYHRRLQRVFYTSALVSVRYDPNSRKFYDRKRAEGKKHVQAVLALARRRVNVIWALIRDRRRYEVTPPVIATT
- a CDS encoding ATP-binding protein, producing MSSNNTKQAGSNRDVTSELIYLTKALKAPALRDAAARLADRARSEEWSHEEYLAACLQREVAARDSHGAEGRVRAARFPSRKSLEDFDFDHQRSVKREVIAHLGTLDFVVGKENVIFLGPPGTGKTHLATGLGIRACQAGHRVAFATAAQWVTRLAASAHPRGEACRREEAVEPPAYRRDLRLDPLHDRDERRRSAGDQSRKDCRQTGL
- a CDS encoding SRPBCC family protein — translated: MQNIQRRTIDAPAVDVGTLLDLLSTRQDRIWPVPAWSPLHLDAGLAVGSRGGHGRIRYSVSEYEPGRRVRFTFAPGLGLSGYHEFLVVPDGPKRCQVLHTAAGRVEGRMRLLWPVVIRWLHEALLHDMFDNIQREATGRLPQPARWSPWVRLLRLRFAPRP
- a CDS encoding TetR/AcrR family transcriptional regulator, yielding MEQERRRLTADDWAAAALTAIGAGGLAAVAIEPLAARLGTTKGSFYGHFSNREALVEAALSLWEKQFTEAYIATMATEPDPMARLRMLFTRIIGNAGQDALAVNVLASADHRLVAPVVSRVEQRRIDYSFALFEEIGFPPTVAAQRAMLGYTAYVGHSQLATRLPGVLPLKDADQLTRYIDSVLNLLLHDAPGPTAPV